The DNA segment ATGCAgttttatttcatttcattaatgcagttttattttgaatttaatttagttGTTTTTTACTAAGTAATTGAGATATTTTTTAGGATTAAATTGCTATTTTTTGGGAGAGAAAATGACTAATGATGGTTCAACATGAAGATACACGTGTTTGAAGATTCCAATagaaaattttcattcttttcttttatgttttattttttcttactgTTGGAGTATTTTTgtttacaaattattattttctcatttttttatcatgtaCCTATGAACACCTATGTTTTATGCTCTTTTTAATTAGCCAACCTTAAGTCCATACAAAGACACTTAAACtgtctatttatttttaatacataatGACTTGTTACTTATTTAACTttccttatttttaaaaaatattatagtttctaaaaattaaagaacaagatatataataaataaataagtaaatttgAATATTAATCTTTTTTACATACCTCACCCGATCCTTAAAGTGCTTTGACACGAAGTGATTGATGACAGTAAAAGAGTATTTGGTCGATGTACGACAGGGTGAATACGAAGAACAATGTAACATCATTAAAAGTACAATCGAGTTGAATTGTGGGATAATTAAAGACAAATTGTAAGATTGTTAATTTATGCATACCTACCACTTCATGTGGCCACTTGCaaaatttttcttttgttctttaATCACCTTCTTCACTCACACAGAAAGCTCCTTTTTTTGTAAGCAGAAGTTGCAGATAGATCTTCAAGTCAACCCATCTTAGATAATTCGTGGGCATCTTTACCAATGAACTAtgaactaatatatatatatatatatatatatatatatatatatatatgtttataagTGCTTCATTTCTATACAACTTGCAACTCTTACTCATACTTCATTCAACCCAGCAAATAAAGCCACTTGCATCACGCGTTCCTATATAAGGTCACACTCTCCTTGGCATTTGAAACACACACCAACTATTCAACTATCTTGTTTAACTCTTCTTGCTCCATTTTGCTGAGCTTCATTCTTGTTTGCTAATAATGACGATGAGCAATGGAAATAATGGTGTGAGGGTTGAACGAAGGGCACTTGAAGCGCCCAAAAATTTGATGGAGGTAATCTTCATATTGGCAGAAGCGATAATGTTGCTCTGTTACACCGAGAGAAGGCACATCTTCAACTTGCCCAGAGCCATCGCTCACGCTGTGTTGGACAAGGTGGTTTCCTAGTTCTTATATCTATCCATTTATGTTGGGGTTCTTTAAAAAGTTTGTTCTTGTTCAAAGAGGTTTTGCTTGTGAATATGTAGGGTAAGAAAACAATTGGAAGTGAATGCTGTGAAAGAAGTGACTGTGTGGAAGTGAAAGGCCCCCAGATCTTGAAGGAGTTATATGAGTTGAAGAGAATGCTGACATGTGCCATGCTTTTCAGCAGCAAACGTTCTGTTGCGTTTCTATTTGCTGCGGGATTCGAGGAGGAGGATATCCTCTATAGGAAAAGAACATCTAGGGTACGTTAGTTAATTAGTATAAATTTTGTTGATGAATTTGTGTTTGGCCATTTGAACTGAAAATGAAGTTTGCATGTCAGATTCTGAAGCCTGCTTTCACGGTTATACGTGATAAAGAATCAAAGAGTTTGCTTGTGTTCATCCGTGGAACGCGTAGCATAAAAGACACTCTCACAGATGCACTCTGTGCTCCAGTCTCTTTCGATCACTTCATTTGCAGTGATCATGAGAGGCATAACATAGTTTCTGGACATGCACACCGTGGTATGGTTGCTGCAGCTGATTGGATTAGAAAACGCTGCATTCCTGTACTACTTGAAGCTCATCATCGATACCCCCACTTCAAAATCAAGGTACTTAATAATGTTACTTAActtgttttattaattaaaactatgcattttttgttttttataataataatatttccaTATAGATTGTTGGGCACTCCCTAGGTGGTGGAACTGCTGCACTATTGACTTATAAGCTTCGAGAAATTCAACAGTTGTCTTCAACAACTTGTGTCACATTTGGCCCAGGTATACATGTTCAGTGGAGTAACTAATTGACTAGGTTTTGTATCagaataaaattattacatgaTGTTTAATATTAACCTGATGTTAATTGTTTCataattgtaatttattttgCAGCTGCCTGTATGACGTTGGAGTTAGCTGAATTCGGGAAACCCTTTATCACTTCTATAATAAATGGTTCTGACATAGTGCCAACACTTTCAGCTTCTTCTGTTCATGATTTCATTGCTGAGGTAACAACCTACATATTTTTGccaaatatttatttgttttgttacAGGTTAATTTCTCATGATGATGTGCCTTAGAAAATGTTTCATTCTTTCCACTAGTAAGCTTTCATGATTAGGTATTGATACTATAATTTACAGGGTCGGATTAAGGATAAAAACATCCTAAGCGCAGTTGGAACTCACTTATCTTTTGCGAAAGCCATTGCAGAACATGCAGTAAACAGTTGCACCGAGGTAGCTTCAAGCTCTCTtcttcatattatatatttgaGATTGAAATCTCAGAGCGTGTTCTATAAGTATCTAGTCTCCTATTAGTTATTCACTAGACACTAACAAGAGTTTACAATTAACTGATTCAATGATCTTAACAACTATAGTATCTGAGTGGCAAGTTTTTATAACTAAACATGTCTCCTTTTTGCATAGTTCATTATATACATCTATTAATTATCTTATACAATATTGATCTTTTTCTATGTTTGAAGGTTGTGAAGAAGCATAAACACTCGTTGTTACCGTGGTCTCAACGTGACACATTGTCAGATAACTTGGTTCAAGCTTCTGGATTATCTGAGACAAGTTTTGAACCTCTTTTAAGTGAAGAACACTTACTCATAGAATctattgatgatgatgatgaatatAATTCTTCAAGGGAAGGATCTGATAATGATGACTCAGATGACGACAATGAAGATGAAGACCAATTGTTGAATCCAGTGGGGAACCTTAAACAGGAAAATCACGCTAACATTTATGCTAGTGTTTGTCCGGTCACAACTTCAACTAGGCGACGTCTTTATCCACCAGGCAGGATCATGCATATGATCCCTTCACATATGTCTGAAAATTCGAACTCAAACCATAGTGATGCTGATGAAAAACATGTCTGCTTATTATATCAAACGCCTACAGAGCTGTATGGAAAACTCAGATTTTCAAGAGGCATGGTATTGGATCATCCCACAACCAAGTATCTGAAGAAGTTGCAACAATTAATCAATAAACTAGAGAAAGAGTAACTCAAATATCGTGGAGGATGGCCAATTAAAGAAAAGTAAATGAAAAAGTAATTGGTACTAATTTGCTTTTCTTGATTCTAATTCTCTAGTTTGTTTATTATGAGTATATATTAGAATTATGATTGTTGAATAGGTAACATGTTGTAAGAATTTTTTAGGAGTTTGTTATTCCTCAAGTCTTTAAATGTTAATTTCTGCTAAAGAATACGAGTTGTATTTGTTTCTTTAAGCTCTATTTATAGAGCCATCCAATAAAGTTTTCATGTTCCTCTAACATAATGGCCGAAGTTGATGTGTTGCCGCATTTAAAACTCGGTCTTTTAGTGAAAATCCTCATCCATTATTTTTCCCAAGCAAAAATTGGTTCctgaaatatttatatttggGGTATCTAATAGTGAGAATTTTTGGACAATATTGAAATTGTTCATGGTTAGTAAAAGTGTTAACATTCAATCTATTAGCTTCTAttgaaatatttgttttatttattgaaaaaatactTTAACAAACATAGATAAATACATATAATAGAGGTAAATAATTGTGGTTGAAAAAAACACATTAATGtttaaatgataaatgaataaaaaaaatgtttataattatgaaaCCTATGATATTTTAGAAAAGTTCTGAAACTTATGATATTTTACGgagattttgaaacttataatatttcataaaggttttgaaacccatgatattttaaGGAGTTTCTAAAACTTATGATATTTTATTGAGGTTTTGAACCCATGATATTTCACAGAGGTTCTAAAATCCATGGTAATCTAGAGAGATTTTAAACCCGTGATATTTTAGAGAAGTTTTGATAACTATAATATTTTACTAAAGTTTTGAAACATGAGATGCAGCAAATTATAGAAATGTTGAGTTCATAAATGTTATAAGAGAGGCTAACCATGATCTCTTAAGGGCAATGGAAAACCATGGAAGAAACATTTTCGTATGCGGTTATTCATCGCAAAGAGAATATATTCCAACTCATACATACtctttttggaaataaaaataaccTGTTGCACTGGTGGCACATTTAAGACCTTTCTCTGATCTGAATCAGAGACTCGGTGTTGTTATgcaaatataaagaaaaatttaaaggTTTAAGGTGCATTCATCTTCATTAGTTTTTCTAGTGTTTGATGTATGAAATACAATAATAGTCTATTAACATTGATGAAACGAGTGCAGACGCTGGATGAAGTTGTGCATCTCAAGTGTAGAAAAGTAGAAAATGATGAACTAAGAAACCTGTAACGATATTTATTGAAACTCACCATGAGCTGATTAAATATGGAGTGAAATGAGCAAAAGAAACCGTTGATACCTTTGCAATTGTGGGTGTTCTCATCATAACTGTAATGTTCGTTGCAGTCTTCACTGTCCCATGGGTTAACATCAAGACACTGGTGTGCCcatttttataaatgaaaaGGAATTTAATATCTTTACTGTATTTGATATAATCTCTCTTCGCTTCTATCATTGCAGTATTGATATACCTCGACATTTAGACATCGTGTTATGCTAAAATAGAATTCCTAGGAAGATTGTCCACCAAGAAAATGTTACGCATTAGTTCTTTTTCTTATCTCCAATATCTATGATGATTGCCTTCTGTGCTGCATTTGTATAGTTTTACAAAAGTTAAGGGTATGTGGGAGCCACTTGGCAACCGTCGCTGAATTTGCAagtgttttgtttattttacttCTATCATCACAAGTTAGACTTCTACTTTAGATTTTTCCAGTTTACAACATTAAATCCAATCAGCACTGTCTTGTTGACTTTCGACGGTCGTTGATGGAAGTTAATGTTATAAATGGAGAAAATAGGAGTTTAAGTGATGATGGTAGAAGTAAATAAAGCGACGGACTATAAAGTGGATCTGATACAACCTAGATTTTTGTTTAGAGTAATTATATATGGAcaatcacatttttttataaaccacattacaacttttaatattattattttaatactttttcatattatttaattacaaatttattttttattatatatatttatttctaaacctATCACATCAGGGTTGTATACAACTCTTTGAGTTGTCACACTATCATTTTCCTTTTGTTTAATTATACAAAGTGGAACACAAGATGCAATCATCTTGGACACTAGAGACAAGGAAAGGAACCCAAGACCTAACATTTTCTTAGTGGCAATCTTTGTAGGAATTCTATTTTAACATCGTAATATCTAAATGTCGACGTATATCAATACTATCAACAATACAACTATTTGGTAAAGTGTTGACAAAATACAACTACCAACAATGGAAAATTCTCATCTAAAATCTTCATTGGGTTAAGATTTGTTCTcctcttgagaatggaggtttgaagattattaaccttcatcatgaaaataacgCGTATCTTCTTAAGTTTgtttggaactttgcttatagcaacaaaccttggtcttttctcttgaaagccagagttcttaaatcaaaatataagcTTAGAATGatttatagatcctcatctaTTTTGCCTGGAATTAAGCGGTTTTTTGACACTATTCTTGACCATACTTCTTGAACTGTTGGTACATGTACTTTTATTAGTTTCtgaaatgataaatggtgttctactacttttTAAGCAAAATTGCAGGATTATCTAATGGTCTAGCATTCCAGATACAATCTCTCAGTTTTGGACTAGTTGTGATTGCAATATTATTCCTTTGTCTTTACAACAGATGtgtcatttttttattcatatcatAATTAGAGAGGAACAtaatattcctaattggattcaaTATGAGtttggtcgtttcactcttaaatcggctaggactttttcttggaaccaggagttccctatggttggggtaaattcatttggtcttcatatattccGTCTTCCAAAACTCCAGTACTCTGGAAAAATTTTCATGGACGGCTTCTTACAAATCATCATATTGAGAATAAAGATTTGCATATATGTTTTATGTGTACACTGTCTGAAAAGCACGAAAAAtcattcaacatttattttttgaatgttctaatgctttgcatatttggagttgggttaaacaaatttttcttacttctcatttctctagtaAGGataatcttctttcttttattaagagtgatagtAATCCTTtcgttaaattgattaagcttgttgtgataattttttctatttggatgatatggcgtatgagaaATTATACTAGATTTTAGGATAAAATTGATGTTTATAGggctatttcgataattaaagaGTTAatttgtctagtgggaaattcgtctaaaacTTCAAGGTATGTAATCCTCTTTCTGTTATATGGGAGTTCCCTCCACCACGctgagttaaaattaacacaTATGGAACTGGTAGGGAATATcctgctacttgtggaggtattttcccGTGTGAGTATAAAGGAGTTTAATAATGTTTTCTCTGTGTTTATTGAAGTTCAGACTGTTATGATTGCTGAGTTTTATAAAGTTATACTTGCTAtggaggaaactcaaaagatggggcttactactgtttgacttgaatgtgattcaaCCTTGGTTTGTGTTcggtttactgctaggactaatgttctaTGGATGTTTcctaatcgatgaaatacttgtcttaattactgtggaaaaatcaggtttagggttactcatatttttcgtaaaAGGattgtgtgtgctgataagttgattAACTTaaagatttattcatagagaatcatttcattagtataataagcttccatctagtctatttttagaattagaattatttatgaataggtatagtctacttatgtatcgtttttgttaacatgaatttttggtttagttcttctatattttatatatatatatatattaataatactttttttttcatatgataacagataattgttgttacttgaggtgtcagcctatctaagatgtcaagttgcataatgatacataaaataaaagtttttatattaaGACATTTGATTAAATGGATTACACTTTTTTTTcccataaatgaaaaaaaataaaaaatgaattttaaatttagaggattaaagataaatatatttagttttttttttaaactttacaTAAAATTTAGATAAATGAGAGccatagtttttaaattttccaAAAGACAAAACTTATCTTGAAATTAATTGAGAGACTacaatacatttaattttttttattaaatcgaATTTAGGTAAAACTAAAACCATATTTTTCctattaaaaaacataattttcctATTGAAAAACACAAATTTCAAATTCTCTCCATGTTTTTCAGAATTTAAAGTGAAGAAACCTAGAACAATTGTTGTCCTTGTTTCATTTTCCATTTTATTCGGTGGAGGGAATGAATGATGTGTGCATTAACTTCATACCAAAAATCAACACTTTCGATTCCTTATGTTTTTCAAATTCCTACAGGAATGCCTCTCCTTCTTTTTTCATGTAACATTCTTCTATTCGAATCCCATTAGGGTTTTTTCTGAACTTCCCGAATTAGTCAAACTCTAGAAAGTTCCGACGTTTGCTTTAGACCCATTTgcagaaggaaaagaaaacacaaaaagCTTCGAACTTGACAGAAAATGcttgctgctgctgcttcaGCTTCTCGAAACCTTATTCAACGCGATGCCAGCGTCGGTGCTTGCAGTGGCAGTGGCAATCGAGTTCGCTCTCTTTTTACAGTTTCTGTGATCGGCACAGTCTACCCAATTCGCACTAAAACATGTTACAGTCATGGTTATGGAATCGGTTTCAATGTCCCAAAACAGAGAGCGTGCCCAGGTTTGCTTTTTGCTGTAAAGGGGTTCCTCTCGGATTCATCAAATTCTAATTCTCCACATGGCAGAGTTCCCAGACCTTACCTACCACACCCTGTTAGTTCAATTACCTACTTTTTTCTTTGGGGCAAAACTTAGGTGCAGTTTCTTAGACGCTTTTGCTGCTGTTTTTCAATTATGCTTGAAGTTTCACCTCATATGCATACTAAAGGTTTGCCTTAATGATCAACATTGCTATCGAAGTGAAACTTCGATTTTGATTGGAGAGCAGCACCAAAAGTATCCAAAAGATGCATATAAGTTTTGTCGTTTTCCCTCTTGGTTCTCTTGAACAAATGCTTGTGATTAGTTCAAATTGAATGACTTTGATGCTGATCGTGGTTGTGGAATTGTGTGGATTAGATTTCAAGTGTGGATGGGCGAGCATTGTTCTCAACTTCAACTAAAGATGATGGAAACCAAAGCCAAAAACCTACTTCTTCGACCATTGCTAAACCCCCACCATCACTTCCTGATGGGCAAGTTGCTGATGTGAAGATCATACGCACACTTGCCAGTTACCTTTGGATGAAGGATAATCTTGAATTTCGGGTTCGGATTATTGCTGCATTGGGCTTACTTGTCGGGGCTAAGGTTAGTGACCAGGTTGCATACTATTCATGGTTTTATGCTAAGGCTAACTTGCTTATGGTGATTGGTGACCCTGGCTTTTTGTTGGAACTTTGTGTTCAGGTTTTGAATGTTCAGGTCCCGTTCTTGTTCAAGCTTGCAGTTGATTCGTTGACGACTGCCTCGGGGAATGCTGCTGCTCTTGCTTCGAGTTCAAGTGGGATTGCTCTTTTTGCAACCCCAGTGGCGGTGTTGGTTGGATATGGGATTGCGCGTTCTGGAGCTGCTGCTTTCAATGGTATTTATGTACTGGTTTTATCTACCTTCTAAACCCGGTCTTATCTATGAGGGTGACATTTATAAGTCTAAATTCTAACGTCTAGGATTCTCAAACTAAACAATTTTTAAGTCATGATTTATGCTGGTTGGACTTGGAGCTATATTTATGTCAGAGAAGTAACTAGATTAGGAGCGACGATAAAATATATCCTTATGAGCTGAAATGAGTAATGGAAGacagtgcttcaaatttcaaaattaatatttaaatatattattaacatttCGTTACCTTTAGCAGTGTGTCATTGCTCGTTGGAGACATGTGCTAGGTGCCATAGTTCCTTTTTTCACATGCTTTAGAGGGTTGAATTGGTCAACTTTATCAAAAagccaaaataatttttttgctatatttttttattaacaattttaAAGGAAATAAAGGAAAATACTTATTGTGAGTTttaaaaattttcatttttagttgatattcagattatatatatacataatattgaTATACCTGCTTTAACAGTTTGACCAATGACTCAACGGCTGAACCAGTAGTCTAATGTCTCAATGCCCTAACTGCCTCAATGATTGGTCTTAGTTTAATGATATTGGTCTGAATCCGTGCTTGAGAGCTGAAATTATCTTTTACACACTCATTACTCTTTATTGTTACTGCTAGTGGGGTTGActatgaaattaatttatattggcTGGGCTCAGGGTGGCTCAATGATAATTTGttcaacaaaaaattagctCATTTTGTTGGCTTGAGCTCAACTCACTATGAGCTCACAAGTAATTCAAGCTTAATGAACCAATAAAATTTGTATCGACACATTACAAGTTCATTCTGAGCATATGAAAGTACACTCTATGCTCATTTATTAGACAGGCCAAAATAAACCCAGTTCACGAATTAATGAGTTTTGCATTTTGACCTGTTAGCAAGGCAAGTCTCAAATAGCTCTAGAGCCAGCTTGAGTCATTACCAGCCCTAGCTTCTGATGCTCTCCATCAGGGATATCTGCATGATTTGGTTCCTTTAtctatttttctttgaaaaaaatggcttgcattttcattatttattctgTTAAATTTTATTCATTGGATGCAACTACTTGTGACAGAACTGCGGACTGCTATATTTTCTAAGGTTGCACTGCGAACTATTCGATTAGTATCAAGGAAGGTATGCATACCGTTTCTTGGTTTCAATACATCAAATAAGGATATAAGTAATTTTAGGATATCTGTTTGTATTTTGTATTGATAGAATAcatttatttaggatttgatTTATCTAAAATGATTAAGCGAGAAAATAACAGTGCATCCCTGCTTGTTTTAGAGTGGTTAATTTTGTGAGGTACATTAATTTAAATCATGGTAGATACACCCGTCACACTTTTTCATTCTAGGGGAGGCATATCCAGAGGTTTAAGTTTTAGATTTAATTCCTCTTTTAATCAGCTTCAATCCGTCTTTGTGAAAATCACACTTTATGTGTTATATGATGTTAAAAATACTCAAATCACACTTGTATCTGACTCTTGTAGGTCTTCTCTCATTTGCATGACCTTGACCTTCGGTATCATCTAAGGTATGTGTTGTAATATAATTACTAGGATTTACTCCTACTCTTAGGCAGATTTATAATTGGGCTAACTTATTTGATTTGTGCTGTTCGTATTCCCTTAATTTAGGTTAGATGGAGTTTATATATATGGTATGTGATCACACTTTTTTAAGAGAGCACCTGATCCTTCACAGGTTTTGCTTGTGCCTAAATCCTAGCTGCCTTCATTTTGTCCATAGTACCCTAGCCACCTTCATTGTGTCCATagtaccttagccaccttcatTGCTGCCAGTCCTGGATTGCATTAATTTCCCAATAGTCCAGCCACCATTTCCAGTGGCCAGGTTCTTCCTCCTTTGCCGTGAATTGCTATCAGTTGCCAGCCATCATCCACCCTTGGAAAGTGCTTTGATCAGACCAGAGCACCACAACTGTATTTGCAATGTCTAGATTGGACAGGTCCCTAAACATCTCCACGAGAGCCATCCACAGACTACCTTCCAGACCATGGTTTGGGATGCTGCCCCTGCAAACCTTGTCACTGACATTCTCTCTTCCTGTGCCAGGGGTCAGTTGGCCTCATCTTTGAGCAATTTTGCTGTTTGAAGCAGTCTGTCATGGGTTGTTTAATCTTTTTTCTGATTAATGCCTTGCCTTGGACGTTCCTCTGCTGCCTGACACGTATTTGCCATTTCTGAAGAGAGAATAATTGGTTCAACTCTTGGCTTACATTGATGTTCCCATATTGCTGGGCTTATATAATCTCGATTTACGAAACTGTTGATCTATGTGTGATATATCTTTAGGATATCATGTGATATTTATCTTTAGGATGTCATGGATACTTATCTTTAGGATATCATGTGATATTTATCTTTAGGTTGTCATGAATCATGGATACTTACCTTTAGGATATTGTGGGATATTTGTTTCCCTCTTTTATGTTATTTAGTTCTTTAATTTTGACCTTATTGATATTAACTTCATAATAAACAAGATTTTTTGAAGGTTtgattaaaaatgaattataatttCACCTTGGAATGCATTGGGAGTTTTTGGTCTCTTTTCTAATAGGCTTTCATGAGTTTTTTGTAAATAGTTTCCAAAGGAGCATTTTTCCTTGATCTCTGATTACTTTTCTGGTTATATTAGTTTCTTCTTAGCTCCCTCCCTTCCCAAAGAAATTCATGAATATTATTAGTTAAGACCTGATTGTTATAAAGTGGCCTGTATATGATTTGGACTTTCTACACCAAAAAAGTACTATGTTTGGAATTTTCAAAGGGTTTGTGGTTGAAGCAGAACTAGGTCAACCATTCAATAGGGTTGGAGTAATTAGCATCTTCTCTTGTAATTCATGATTGATGGCTGATTTTCTGCTCTTGTGAACACCTATCAGTCATTATTTAGGACCGCAAGAAAAAGTTCTGTCTGGAGTCTGCTTGTGGGAGTTGTGTTTATTCACACATTTAAGAACAGCAACATTTATTGTGGTAACTGAT comes from the Phaseolus vulgaris cultivar G19833 chromosome 8, P. vulgaris v2.0, whole genome shotgun sequence genome and includes:
- the LOC137824355 gene encoding uncharacterized protein, producing the protein MTMSNGNNGVRVERRALEAPKNLMEVIFILAEAIMLLCYTERRHIFNLPRAIAHAVLDKGKKTIGSECCERSDCVEVKGPQILKELYELKRMLTCAMLFSSKRSVAFLFAAGFEEEDILYRKRTSRILKPAFTVIRDKESKSLLVFIRGTRSIKDTLTDALCAPVSFDHFICSDHERHNIVSGHAHRGMVAAADWIRKRCIPVLLEAHHRYPHFKIKIVGHSLGGGTAALLTYKLREIQQLSSTTCVTFGPAACMTLELAEFGKPFITSIINGSDIVPTLSASSVHDFIAEGRIKDKNILSAVGTHLSFAKAIAEHAVNSCTEVVKKHKHSLLPWSQRDTLSDNLVQASGLSETSFEPLLSEEHLLIESIDDDDEYNSSREGSDNDDSDDDNEDEDQLLNPVGNLKQENHANIYASVCPVTTSTRRRLYPPGRIMHMIPSHMSENSNSNHSDADEKHVCLLYQTPTELYGKLRFSRGMVLDHPTTKYLKKLQQLINKLEKE